The following coding sequences are from one Lolium rigidum isolate FL_2022 unplaced genomic scaffold, APGP_CSIRO_Lrig_0.1 contig_70486_1, whole genome shotgun sequence window:
- the LOC124682207 gene encoding protein MIZU-KUSSEI 1-like, with the protein MGFANRHNVDGPHSRSSSVASSGTTPAASTSSSTRDDGSGRPGQSPARAPGHTLEAPSRKHRSGRSSSRSARLFQKLRSALPVLAPRCGKTPSGSAREIAVAAASTSSGAADTHLLSHVASFSSGGGRPCRRVTGTLFGRRKGRVALALQESPRCLPSLVVELALQTHALLRELGNPAGARIVLETERRASSGPGASEGSAGRPPRRPAPLLDEAAWTMFCNGKKTGYAVRREATGDDLTVMETLRAVSMGAGVLPPAEGSSPDDEVAYMRGCFEHFVGSRDSESLYMVAPQGGGTGPELAVFFVRL; encoded by the exons ATGGGCTTCGCCAACCGCCACAATGTGGACGGCCCCCACAGCCGCAGCAGCAGCGTCGCGTCCTCCGGCACGACCCCCGCGGCCAGCACGAGCAGCAGCACCCG CGACGACGGGAGTGGCCGGCCCGGACAGTCCCCGGCGCGCGCGCCGGGCCACACGCTAGAGGCGCCGTCCCGGAAGCACCGGTCCGGGCGCAGCTCCTCACGTTCCGCGCGGCTGTTCCAGAAGCTGCGCAGCGCGCTCCCCGTCCTGGCGCCCCGGTGCGGGAAGACGCCGTCCGGGTCGGCGCGCGAgatcgcggtggcggcggcgtcaacCTCCTCGGGCGCCGCCGACACCCACCTTCTGTCTCACGTCGCCTCGTTCTCGTCGGGCGGCGGACGGCCATGCCGGCGCGTGACGGGCACGCTGTTCGGGCGGCGCAAGGGCCGCGTCGCGCTGGCGCTGCAGGAGTCGCCCCGGTGCCTGCCGAGCCTGGTGGTGGAGCTGGCGCTCCAGACGCACGCGCTGCTCCGCGAGCTCGGCAACCCCGCGGGCGCGCGCATCGTGCTGGAGACGGAGCGCCGCGCGTCGTCCGGACCAGGCGCCAGCGAGGGctcggcgggccggccgccgaggCGCCCGGCGCCGCTGCTGGACGAGGCGGCGTGGACCATGTTCTGCAACGGGAAGAAGACCGGGTACGCGGTGCGGCGGGAGGCGACGGGCGACGACCTCACGGTGATGGAGACGCTGCGGGCGGTGTCCATGGGCGCGGGCGTGCTCCCGCCAGCGGAGGGCTCGTCGCCGGACGACGAGGTGGCGTACATGCGTGGCTGCTTCGAGCACTTCGTCGGCTCCCGGGACTCGGAGTCGCTCTACATGGTGGCGCCCCAGGGCGGCGGCACCGGCCCGGAGCTGGCCGTCTTCTTCGTCAGGCTCTGA
- the LOC124682208 gene encoding uncharacterized protein LOC124682208 has translation MAKLVAQLKSKFFGLVGRIAVCGRAGHKDVAAAGEAKSASSQHVEIRSRGAAPGATAGSKPRSN, from the exons ATGGCCAAGCTCGTCGCGCAGCTGAAGAGCAAGTTCTTTGGCCTCGTGGGGCGCATCGCCGTCTGCGGCCGCGCCGGACACAAGGACGTCGCCG CTGCTGGTGAGGCCAAGTCAGCTTCATCTCAG CATGTTGAGATCCGGTCAAGAGGAGCTGCGCCAGGTGCGACGGCAGGGTCCAAGCCTCGTAGCAATTAA